From the genome of Leptotrichia sp. HSP-342:
TTTTGGATGTGTCATCTCTATTATCTTTATATCTTCATAAGAAAATTTCTTTTTATCAATCGCAATTTCAAAGTCATTTAAAATTAATCTGCTCGGAGAATTTATTATCTGAAAATACGTTTTCCAATGTTTAAAACCTTGATATGCAAAAAATAAAAATGTTGAAACCGGAACACTGTAGAATAAAAATTCTGCAACAGAAATTGGTATCGTTACTTTAAAAGCTAAGGCAATTACTCCAAAAAATGTAATAAAAGCCATTATGATTCCTGATGTTATATAAAAAATTGTAACCTTTATTAAATTAGACCTTTGTATTTTACTCTTTTTTAAAAATGAATAATCTCCTAATTCAAAAATTTTATCTTCCATAAATTTCACCTTTCTTTTCTTATTTTTCTATCTTAAATTCAATATTATTCATAACACACCATTTTGGTATTTCTTCCAAAATTTCCAAAAATTTCTTTCGCTCCCTCTTAACCAATTCGTAATCTAGCATCTTTGTAAAAGTTACACCGAAATTACAACGTATTTCCTCTCTTCTCTTAGATATTCTAAACTCCAGATTATATTTGCTCGCTTTATCCACAGTCATACTCATAATTTCCTCAGCTTTTATTCTGTTAATATTATATCCAAAGTTTATAACTATTCTATCTTGATAAAAAGCTATACTGTAAATCATTACTTCCAGCTTTTTTCTTAAATTATTTTTTTTAATAAAAAATTTTACAATTATTATAAAAAAAATTATTGTTACTATAGCTGGATTTAAAAATTTTATATATGCAAGAATTAGCAATGTTAAAACATAATAAAATACTTCTGTAAACGATAATTTTAGAAAATTTACAAATCCTGAATTCTTCTTAAAATCACTCAAAAGTTCATCCTTTCTGATTTTAAAAACTTTTTTCTCATAATTTGATAAAAATTTTTCTCGTGCCTCATTGTCTTCTATCTGCTCATTATATTTCTCTTGAAGTTTTTCCCTGCTCATTTTTCTTGACTTATGATTCCAAATCCACTCATTTATCAATTTATCCTTCATATGAAATTTTTGTTCATCCAAAATCAGCCTTTTCGTTTTCAAACTTTCGATATAATCCCCCAATTTTTTGAACTCGTAATCATCCAATTCACTTACATCAAATTTATTGCCATTTAAAAATTTTAGTTTCCTATACTTCACTAATTTTTTGTACCTATTTCTATCTACATTTCTAGAATGAGGTTTTATAATTTCCCAAAACAGACTAATTCCTGTTTTATACACGTATTCTGTTTCGATAGTTCTTTCATCAAATTCCTCAATCGAAACAGTTTCTTTTAGTTTATCATACTCAAAATAATAAATTATTTCATTTTTTATTATAATTTTCTTTTCAGAAAATGATATTTCATAAATTTTTTTATCCATTTGTCTCAACTTTCATAATTTCAAAATTTATATTTTAGAAAAATTTTAATATCCATTTATTATAAATTCAACCCCATTTTCAAAGCACCAATTTCTAACACTCTTAAACAGCAATACATATTCAGGATATTTCCATTTCGCATTTACTCCACTTGGCACAATAAGAAATTTCTGTTTCCTGATACTACTTTCTATTATCAATACTTTTGGAACATCTAAAATTTTAAAATATGATTTTTCCATAATTTTTAACCCTGTCATAGTTATTTTTTTTACATCAGATTTATAAAATTCTTTTTTATCTATTATTATTTTTAAATTATCTATCGTTATATTTTGAGGAAGTTTTTTCTGAATTTTTTCCTTCATGTTCGAATAATACTCAATATAAAAAATTATTAAAATAGTTTCTACAATAATAGCATAAATCAAATGAATTATAAATTTTTCAGTTCCTTTTTCTGAAAAAGATATAAAAATTACAAAATTAATGATTGATATTACAAAAAATTTTATTTTTATATCCATTTCCTTTAAAATTGCAAGTTTTTCTATCGGAATATTAAAATTTTTCTCTTCCAAAATATCATTTTCATATTTTCCAACTTTTCTTTTAAATAAATGCTTATATTTCCAAATATATATCTTTAATTCATTTCCTTCTTTTGAAGTTATCCACGAAATATTTTTCAAATATCTTTTTCCATTTTCTGTAAATTTCAAATATCTCTTTACTTTTATTCTTAAACTTTTTATATGACTTTCTACACTTTCCACTATCCGTACATCATTTTTTATAATATCTAAAACCTTTTCTTCTCCGGCAAAATTAAAATAACTAATTTTATTACGCTTTATGATAATTTCTTTTCTAAAACAACTTATCGAAGTATAAAAAATTATAGCTAAAAATGTAACAGGAAAAATTTGAGGGATCTGCAATAAAAACTCTCCAATAATTACAAACGGTATAAAAGATACCAAAAGATTATAAAATATTATTTGAATAATTTTCCATATTTTTATTTGATATGTTTTTTCCATATTTTTTTTAAAACTCCTATTTAAATTTAAAAATATTCTAAATTATATTCACTCAAATCTTCATAAATTCAGAGTTTGTTATCTTCTCAACATCCTAGCTGCAATCTCTACCATCCTAATTGCCAGTTCATGGTTTTCCCCAAACAAATTATAAGCTCCGTCTTCGCTCAAAACTCCACATTTCAAGTCTTGTGGCAAAACACCGTTATTAAAGTCTTCTACATCTAAAAACCAGTTTTCGCTGCTGTAATATTCATCCAGTTTTTTATAATCTGTTAAATTTTCTTCCAGTTTGTCTAATGCTTCATTCAACTCTCTAAAAATATCCGCTGATTTATCCATAATTTTTTCCATTTTTTCAACTCTTTTTATTTTATCATTTTTCATAAAGTTTACCTCTTTTTTGAATTTTAATTTTTTGTTAATTTTTTCTTGTCTTTTCAAAAAAAGCTACCGTTTTTTCGATAGCTGCATTTTTTATTATTATAATTCTGAATTGTTATTAATTTGCTCTTTCAATATATTCACCAGTTCTCGTGTCAATTTTGATTTTATCTCCAATTGCTACGAATAAAGGCACTTGCAATTCATACCCTGTAGATACAGTTGCTGGTTTTGTCGCACGTCCAATTGTATCACCCTTTAATCCTGGTTCTGTATAAGTTACTTCTCTAATTACCGTATTTGGTAATTCTACACCAACTGGAGTTCCTTCGTACATCAATACTTGGATAATCATTTCTTCTTCCAAGAAATTTACTGCATCTCCTAAATCTTCAGCTGATAAAGTAATTTGCTCAAAAGATTCCTGATCCATGAAATTATATTCTCCATCAGTTTCATATAAAAATTGCATTTGATTTCTATCAAGAATAATATCGTCCATAAGTTCAGTTGCTAAAACTGTGATTTCTTGTATTTTTCCTGAGATTAACTCTTTTGTTTTAAATTTTACTTCTGCTGCTCTTTGTCTTTTTCCTGATGTTGACTGATGTCTTTCAGCTTTTAGTATTAAATATGGAATATTATCCTTTCTATATGTACTTCCTTGTCTTAATTCTGCTGCTGGTTTCATTAATTTTTTCCTCCTAAATTTTTACTTTATTTTATGATTTATTTTTTAACTTAATTTACTATTTATTCTAAAAATAAACTTGATTTCCCTAACTAATATTTTATCAAATAAGTTGCAGTTACTACTACTCTCATTTTTTTATAAATTTGATTAGCCTCATTTTCATTAATTTTTCTCACATCTTCTGTATCTTCTAGTATCTCAAATTGTCCTTGACTAATATTTTTTAGTCCACCAATTTCATTGTTGTTTACTTTTAACATCTCAATTGCTCTTATTTCAGCATTTCGAGAAGCATCTACTACCATATCTTTTTTATATCTTTCGATATTCGTTATAAAAAATTCTGGCTCGTTTATTTGAATATTGTTACTTTGTAGCTTTAGTTCTAATAATTTTTGAAAAAATTCTTCAACTTTATCAATATTCTTTGTTACAATAGAAATTGTTTCAACTCCCTCATAATCAGAAATTTTAACACTCTGTGGAACTGTTCCTGAATTTATTGTTCCCTGCTGTTTTACATTTGATGAACTTTCAATATAATTTGGCTGAATTCTTAGATTTCCAATACTATAATCATTTCCATCAATTTTTAGATTTTTAATTAAATCAGTTGCCAATTTTTCTTTTTCTGATATTATTTTTTTTAATTCATCAATATTTTCGCTTTTTTCAGAGATTACAATGTTTATAAGCGCCTTATCAGCTTTTATTCTACGTTCTGCAACTCCTTTTACTGTAATTCTGTTTTCATCTTTATTTGCTTTGTTCATGGCATTTGAAATTAATGCCGCAGATATTATTAATCCAAAGGATAATATCGTAGGAATTATTATAAATTGTATTTTTTTCAATTTTTACTCCTTTTCTGAACTTTAAAACCTGCTACATAATTTAAATTACTTAAAACTAAGATAATTTTATTTTTAAAATTTTTACCAAAATTATTTTATTTCAGTAATCCAATACTAAATTATATATGCAAGAGTTCTATCAAATTATAGATTATTTTCCAAAAAAAGTCAATTATATATCGAAATTTTTTATTAAAAATTCTAAAATCTATATAACAAAACAAGGGCAATAACTTCTACCCTTGATTTATAATTATATTTTTTGATTAATTACTTTGTTTATACATTAGCCATCCATTAAAATATAAAGATGTACTGTCACTTCCACTTACTCTTCTAATTTGGCCGTTTTCCAAATACCATTTGCTTCTATTCATAACAGCATTATAATTTTTTTCTTCAGCAAGATTTACAGTTACTGTTACAGGCCCTGTATGTCTTAAAGAACTTCCATTGTTAATTACACAGTCCTGAAACGAGATATCAGCCATGTATCCATGCTCTGCATATGAATCTTCTACAGTATCAGTATCAAATGCTGATTCACTAGCACTTGGGTTTATACAATAACTTCCTTTTTTTACACCTACTGGACTTTTTACAACTAATTTTTCGTTACTTTCCTTAGGTGTCTCTTTTTTTTCTTCAACTTTTGGCTGTTCTACTTTTTTTGGTTCTTGCTGTTGCACAGTTTCAGGAGTTTGTATATTTGTTACAGCTGGTATATTTTGATTTTGTGATATTGCTGCCATTTCTTTTTTCAGATTTTCTTTTTTCTTCTTATTCTGGCTTCTTAGATAAAAAATTCCAGATCCAACTAAAACAATAAATATTGCAACTGCAGCTGCTAAAATTGTTGTCATTCTATTTGAAATATATTTTTCTTCAACATACTCTTCTTCATCTTCCTGCTCATTTCCTTTTGGGTCACTTGTATTTCTAATAGGTTTTTCCGCTTTACTTGTATTTGTAGCACTACTTCCTGCACCACCACCATAAACTGTTTTTTCCAGCTCTTCCTTCTGTTTTTGTAAATCCTGGATTTCCTTCTGACGTTTCAATTCTTCTATTTCTTTTTCCAACTGCTCTTTTACATTTTCACCAAATTGGTTGTCATCCATAATATCCTCCCATAAAGATTAACAATATTTAATAACAGTAATTTTTATACTGTAATCATTAGATTCTTCTACATATCCAGGTTAAATGTCATCACTTTATTAAAATCTGAATTTGCTTCATCAGATTGAGTCCATTCACCATTTACATTTGTATATGTCAAATCAAACGTTTTCTCAGAATATTTTAAATTGGAATCATTTAATTTTTGGTCAATTAATTCCTTCATCCATTTCATCGTTTGCTGTTCTATTGCCTCTTCCGATTTCCCTTTCAACTGTTGTGCATTATCAGCCGCTTTTTTATTAACGAGTGTCTTTATTTCTGATAAATCAGGATACTTCATTGTTACATTTAAAACAACTTTTCCTTGAGTTTCAGTTGCATTATTTATTTTGTAGTTAATTTTTTTGTATGCTTCCTTAAATAAATTCATTGAATCAAGTTCATTTTTATCTGTTGTTATCGATGAATAATCACCCTTCTGTAAAATATCAATCACTTCTTTTAATGTGTTTTCTGCCGCTTCTTTTCCACTTCCTCCGGCTGTATTTGTTTGCGATGTTGTTATACTTGCCATATTCTGACTTTGTAAGATTGTCGAAACTGCTGATTTTTTTGCACTTTCCTTTTTTTTCTTGTTTTGTGCATTAATATAAAAAATTCCTGAACCTATAATAACGATAAATAATGCTGCTATACCTGATAAAATCATAATTTTCTTATTCGAGAATGATTTTATTTCTTCTTTTTCATTCACTTCATTTTTTTCCTTGACTTCTTCATGCTTTTCGTCTGTACTTCCTCCTATACTTCCAAACATTGTCTTTTCAAGTTCTTCTTTTTGTTTTTGAAGTTCCCGTATTTCTTTCTGACGTTTTAATTCTTGAATTTCTTTTTCTAATTCCTCTTTTGATTGTTCATTAAATTTTTTATTATCCATAATATATTCCTCCTAAAAATCATATCCATCTTTTACAGTAATTATTATACCATGATATCTTAAAATTTTCAAGTTATTTTAGCAGAATATTTTTTACTGTAATAATTATAATTGATTTAATTAGAAAAAATTAGATAATTGTATTCTACATTTGATAATTGAATAACATCACTCTATTAAATTGTGGATTGTCGCTTTCTAATTCCCAATTTCTATTTTGCTTTACATATACCATATCAAATGTTTCTTCTAAATACTTTAAATTGTTGTCATTTAATTTCTCATTTATTGCTTCTTTTAAAAATTTAATACTTTGTTTATCCACTTTATCATTTGATTTTCCAGCTAGCTATTGTGCTTCTTTTAATACTTTATTTTGGATTTTCAAAATTTTTTAAATAATTTATTTTAGAAAATATTATCTTCCCCATTTTTCAGGATTTTTACTCCATTCCAAAGCAATTTTTGCTTCTTCCTGTGTCAAATAATCCGTTTGAGCCAATAATTTTATTAAAACATCAAAATTTGAAAGTGAACTGAATTTACAATTGTATTTCGCATAATTTGCTTTTGCACTGTCAAATCCATAAGAAAAAATTGATTTTACTTCTAGTTCCTTCACTTCTTCCTTTTGAAGCACATCAACTGCAATAAGGCTGCTTTTACCTGTTGTAATCAAATCTTCAATTACAACGACTTTTTTCCCTTTAACCTCTGAACCTTCAATCTGTTTTCCTGCGCCATGATCTTTTGGTTTATTTCTCACATATGCAAGAGGTTTTTTCATTCTATCAGCAATAAATGCAGCCCAAGGTATTCCAGCAGTTGCAACTCCTACAATCACATCCACATTTTTGTCAATTCTTTCAACAAATGCTTCTACAATTATATCTCTCTCGTCTGAAAATCCTAATACATAACGATTATCGCAATAAATTGGACTCTTTATTCCAGATGCAAATGTAAAAGGCTCTCCTACATTGATTTTTACTGCCTTCACATCAAATAATGCCTTTGCCACTTTTTCTTCCAATGTTAAATTAGCCATTTTATCATTTCCTTTCAAATTTTGATTTTTTGTTTTATTTCTAAGACTATTTATCAGTTATTAATATATAGGTAAACTATTTACTCTGAAAATTTAATTTCTTTTCCTTTATGAATATCATTAATTTTCCCATTTTCATAAATAATTTTTCCATTTACAATTGTCATTGTGTTTTTTCCTTTTAATTTCCAGTTTTTATAAGGAGTCCAGCCACATTTTGACTCAATTGTGTCATCTACACCTACAATCCACTCTTTTTGTGTATCAACTACAATTATATCGGCAAAAAAACCTTCCTGTAGCTTTCCTCTTTTTTCAATTTTCATTATTTTTGCAGGATTTTCACACATTAACTTTTGTATTGTTTCAAGTGATATTTTCCCTTCGTTAGAGGCATTTATCATAAGTGCAAGTGAAGTTTCGACTCCTGGCATTCCAAATGTAATTTTTTCCAATTTTTCACTTATTAGATGTGGTGCGTGATCTGTTCCAATTGTATCAACTTCTCCTTGATTTATTGCCTCCCACAAAAATTCATTATCAGATTTTTCTCTTAATTCAGGTTTCATTCTTAGAAGCATTTTATTCCGCTCTGTACTTTCACGAATCTCAGTATTTAAAAATAAATGATGAGGGGTAACTTCAGCATAAATTGGATGTTCTTTTGTATTCAAATCATCATTTTTTTTGGCATTTATAACTTTTTTCAATTCATTTTCTGATGGGATATGACAGACATAAAGCCCTTTTCCACAATTTTTATTTAATTCTATTGCCTTGTCAATCATTTCATTCTCAGTGTGAACCAGTACCAATTCAGAATTTTCAAATACCTTTTTCAAGATTTTATCATCTTTGATAAGCATCTCTCCAGTCGTTACATTCATAAAAATTTTTACTGTATTAGCTTCGCCATTTCTCAAAACCTTTTTTATTTCCTCAATATTATCATTTTTACTTCCACCGAAATGGAATCCAAAATTTACAATTGACTTTTTACTCGCTAATTTTTTCTTTTCCAGCAAATTTTCCAACGTTGTGGTCGTAGGAATCGTGTTTGGCATATCATAAAAAGTCGTAATACCAGCTTTGGCACACGCACGTGAACCTGTTGTAAAATCCTCTTTGTACGTAATTCCCGGCTCTCTCATGTGTGTATGCACATCTATAACTCCTGGCATTACTAACTTTCCTTCAATATCAATAATTCGTGCATTTTCATTATTTTTAAATCTACTTTCATCAATATTTTCAGAAATTTTTTCAATAATTTCTCCATTTATCAAAATTTCAATTTTTTTTCCAAAAATATCTATTCCATTTTTTAGAATGATAATTTTATCATCTTCCATTTTTGCTCCTAAATTTTATAAAATAGACTCAAACTCCTTTAATTATACAATAAAATTAAACAAATTTATTTTTGAATATACTGAAGGAGCTTTACTAGAGTATCGAGTTTTTTATTTTCCTTCTAAACTTTTTAACATTCTTTCCATTCTTATAAGTTGAAGTCTCATTTTTTCATCTGCAGAAAGATCTTTTTCTGTATTTTTTCTACTTTTTTCTTCTGCTTTTTGTCGTTTTGTCTTAACAGGTTTTTTCTTTTTTTCTGTTCTTGCAGGTGCAGCTGATCTTATATCTTCTGCCTTTATTTCATTATTTTCTGGTGATGAAGTCAATGTTTCTGGAGTTGCACTTTCTACTTCCTCATAATTTTTTTGTACTTTAGAGACTTCTTCTACAGTAGATTTTTCAGTTTCTTCATTTTGAACTTGTTTTACTTCTATTTTCTTTGGTGTTTGAGCTTTTGTATTCTTAATTTCACTATATGCTGCCTGACTTGTTAAAAATACTCCTAATAATAGTAATAATGCTTTGTTTTTCATAATTTTTCTCCTTCTATATCATTTTATTTTTATAAGTTTACTTAATTATTTTACCATATCTTTACAATATTTGTAATTATTTTTGTAAAAATTTATAAAATTTATAATGCTTCTGAAATTTCCTCCAAAATTAATTTTGCACTTTCTGCTGGATTTACAGCCCTAGTTATTGGACGCCCGACTACAAGAAAATCTACCCCCTGTTTTATCGCATCTGCTGGCGTCATAATTCGTGTCTGGTCATCATTACTTTTCCCATCAGCATTTAATGTAAATTTAGGACGTACCCCAGGACAGACTGTTACGAATTTCTCTCCTAATTTTTCCTTTACACCCTTTGCCTCCTGTGGTGAACACACAATTCCATGCATTCCATTGTTTCTAGCAAGTGTTGCAAGATTCAAAACAATTTCCTCTAATTTCAAGTCATTTTTAAACATTTCAAAAATGTCATTTTCTCCCAAGTTTGTCAAAATTGTCACTCCAATTAAAAGGCTTTCTGATTTACTTTCCTTTACCAATTCAGCAACTTCCTTCATAGTTTTGCTTCCATTTGAACAATGAATATTAAACATAAATACATTTTTTTTAATAGCATTCGCACAAGCCATTTTTACAGTGTTTGTAATATCGTGAAATTTTAAATCCAAAAATACCTTTTTCCCCTTTTCGTGCAAATAATCTATTAATTTTCCATCTGTATTAAGATAACTCTCAAGTCCAACTTTATACATTGAAATATTATCTCCAAGCTTCTCTACAAGTCTTTTCGCATCTTCCATGTTATCATAATCTAGTGCAACAAATATTCTATCTTTTGCTCTCTCATCAATTCTAGCCATTCTAATCTTCCTTCCTTTTAACTTCCTT
Proteins encoded in this window:
- a CDS encoding DUF4298 domain-containing protein gives rise to the protein MKNDKIKRVEKMEKIMDKSADIFRELNEALDKLEENLTDYKKLDEYYSSENWFLDVEDFNNGVLPQDLKCGVLSEDGAYNLFGENHELAIRMVEIAARMLRR
- the efp gene encoding elongation factor P; this translates as MKPAAELRQGSTYRKDNIPYLILKAERHQSTSGKRQRAAEVKFKTKELISGKIQEITVLATELMDDIILDRNQMQFLYETDGEYNFMDQESFEQITLSAEDLGDAVNFLEEEMIIQVLMYEGTPVGVELPNTVIREVTYTEPGLKGDTIGRATKPATVSTGYELQVPLFVAIGDKIKIDTRTGEYIERAN
- a CDS encoding SIMPL domain-containing protein (The SIMPL domain is named for its presence in mouse protein SIMPL (signalling molecule that associates with mouse pelle-like kinase). Bacterial member BP26, from Brucella, was shown to assemble into a channel-like structure, while YggE from E. coli has been associated with resistance to oxidative stress.) yields the protein MKKIQFIIIPTILSFGLIISAALISNAMNKANKDENRITVKGVAERRIKADKALINIVISEKSENIDELKKIISEKEKLATDLIKNLKIDGNDYSIGNLRIQPNYIESSSNVKQQGTINSGTVPQSVKISDYEGVETISIVTKNIDKVEEFFQKLLELKLQSNNIQINEPEFFITNIERYKKDMVVDASRNAEIRAIEMLKVNNNEIGGLKNISQGQFEILEDTEDVRKINENEANQIYKKMRVVVTATYLIKY
- the pyrE gene encoding orotate phosphoribosyltransferase encodes the protein MANLTLEEKVAKALFDVKAVKINVGEPFTFASGIKSPIYCDNRYVLGFSDERDIIVEAFVERIDKNVDVIVGVATAGIPWAAFIADRMKKPLAYVRNKPKDHGAGKQIEGSEVKGKKVVVIEDLITTGKSSLIAVDVLQKEEVKELEVKSIFSYGFDSAKANYAKYNCKFSSLSNFDVLIKLLAQTDYLTQEEAKIALEWSKNPEKWGR
- a CDS encoding dihydroorotase; protein product: MEDDKIIILKNGIDIFGKKIEILINGEIIEKISENIDESRFKNNENARIIDIEGKLVMPGVIDVHTHMREPGITYKEDFTTGSRACAKAGITTFYDMPNTIPTTTTLENLLEKKKLASKKSIVNFGFHFGGSKNDNIEEIKKVLRNGEANTVKIFMNVTTGEMLIKDDKILKKVFENSELVLVHTENEMIDKAIELNKNCGKGLYVCHIPSENELKKVINAKKNDDLNTKEHPIYAEVTPHHLFLNTEIRESTERNKMLLRMKPELREKSDNEFLWEAINQGEVDTIGTDHAPHLISEKLEKITFGMPGVETSLALMINASNEGKISLETIQKLMCENPAKIMKIEKRGKLQEGFFADIIVVDTQKEWIVGVDDTIESKCGWTPYKNWKLKGKNTMTIVNGKIIYENGKINDIHKGKEIKFSE
- the pyrF gene encoding orotidine-5'-phosphate decarboxylase, whose protein sequence is MARIDERAKDRIFVALDYDNMEDAKRLVEKLGDNISMYKVGLESYLNTDGKLIDYLHEKGKKVFLDLKFHDITNTVKMACANAIKKNVFMFNIHCSNGSKTMKEVAELVKESKSESLLIGVTILTNLGENDIFEMFKNDLKLEEIVLNLATLARNNGMHGIVCSPQEAKGVKEKLGEKFVTVCPGVRPKFTLNADGKSNDDQTRIMTPADAIKQGVDFLVVGRPITRAVNPAESAKLILEEISEAL